One region of Priestia megaterium genomic DNA includes:
- a CDS encoding undecaprenyl-diphosphate phosphatase: MWEIIVAIILGIVEGLTEFAPVSSTGHMIIVDDLWLNSKELFSSPVANTFKIVIQLGSILAVVVIFKDRFINLLGLGKKPAAAIGPTNRLNLMQVIVGLLPAGVLGLLFDDYIDEHLFSLNTVLIGLVVGAVLMILADLFGPKRPRVETVDQMSYGQALGIGLFQCIALWPGFSRSGSTISGGVLLGMSHKAAADFTFIMAVPIMAGASGLSLVKNWQYFTSDALPFFIAGFISAFIFALISIRFFLKLINRIKLVPFAIYRIVLAAILYFVFL; the protein is encoded by the coding sequence ATGTGGGAAATTATTGTAGCAATCATTTTAGGGATTGTAGAAGGTTTAACAGAGTTTGCTCCTGTTTCGTCAACTGGGCATATGATTATTGTGGATGACCTGTGGTTAAATTCAAAAGAATTATTTTCATCTCCAGTAGCTAATACATTTAAGATTGTTATTCAGCTAGGGTCGATCTTAGCAGTAGTTGTTATTTTTAAAGATCGTTTTATTAATTTATTAGGATTGGGAAAAAAACCAGCTGCTGCAATTGGACCGACAAATCGCTTAAATTTAATGCAGGTAATTGTTGGTTTGTTACCCGCAGGAGTGTTAGGACTTTTGTTTGATGATTACATTGATGAACATTTGTTTTCTTTAAATACGGTGCTAATTGGCTTAGTGGTCGGAGCTGTATTAATGATTCTAGCAGATTTGTTTGGACCTAAACGTCCGCGTGTAGAGACGGTGGACCAAATGTCTTATGGACAAGCACTAGGTATAGGACTGTTTCAATGTATTGCTCTTTGGCCAGGTTTTTCTCGTTCAGGCTCAACGATTTCAGGAGGGGTTCTTCTTGGAATGAGCCATAAGGCAGCCGCAGATTTTACATTTATTATGGCAGTGCCAATTATGGCAGGAGCAAGTGGACTTTCATTGGTTAAAAACTGGCAGTATTTCACATCAGATGCACTACCGTTTTTTATTGCTGGTTTTATCAGCGCCTTTATTTTTGCGCTTATATCGATTCGCTTTTTCTTAAAATTAATCAACCGCATTAAATTAGTTCCGTTTGCCATTTATCGAATTGTCTTAGCGGCTATTCTATATTTTGTATTTTTATAA
- the bioB gene encoding biotin synthase BioB: METTSLRDWKALAQSIIKGKEITYKEALQLLYVPDEEVLEVMNAAYLIRHHHYGKKVKLNMIINTKSGLCPEDCGYCSQSIVSEAPIDKYAWLTKEKIVEGAFEAQKRKAGTYCIVASGRRPTDKEVAHVVGAVKEIRQKTDLKICACLGFLTDDQAHELVEAGVHRYNHNLNTHADNYDNICSTHGYEDRVDTVTTSKKAGLSPCSGAIFGMGETNEQAVELAFQIKKLDADSIPCNFLVAVPGTPLEDKKALKPMQCLKLLAMMRFVNPTKEIRISGGREVNLRSLQPLGLFAANSIFVGDYLTTQGQEPTADWGLIEDLGFEIEECAL, encoded by the coding sequence ATGGAAACCACAAGTTTAAGAGATTGGAAAGCACTTGCTCAGTCTATTATTAAAGGGAAAGAAATTACATATAAAGAAGCGCTTCAACTTCTTTATGTACCGGATGAAGAAGTGTTAGAGGTCATGAATGCCGCGTACTTAATTCGTCATCATCATTATGGAAAAAAAGTAAAGCTTAATATGATTATTAATACTAAATCGGGTTTATGCCCAGAAGACTGTGGATATTGTTCGCAGTCGATTGTATCAGAAGCGCCGATTGATAAGTATGCGTGGTTAACAAAAGAGAAAATTGTAGAAGGTGCTTTTGAAGCTCAAAAAAGAAAAGCAGGTACATATTGCATCGTAGCGTCAGGCCGCCGCCCTACTGATAAAGAAGTAGCGCACGTAGTTGGAGCGGTAAAGGAAATTCGTCAAAAGACAGACTTGAAAATCTGTGCCTGTCTAGGATTTTTAACAGATGATCAAGCACACGAACTAGTCGAGGCGGGTGTTCATCGCTATAATCATAATTTAAATACTCACGCTGATAACTATGACAATATTTGTTCTACGCATGGCTATGAAGATCGAGTCGATACGGTTACTACATCTAAAAAAGCAGGTTTGTCACCTTGTTCCGGTGCAATTTTTGGAATGGGCGAGACAAATGAACAAGCCGTTGAATTAGCTTTTCAAATTAAAAAGTTAGATGCAGATTCTATTCCATGCAATTTTCTTGTTGCCGTTCCAGGAACGCCTCTAGAAGACAAAAAGGCGTTAAAGCCAATGCAATGCTTAAAGCTGTTAGCGATGATGCGTTTTGTAAATCCAACCAAAGAAATTCGAATTTCAGGAGGCAGAGAAGTTAACCTCAGATCACTTCAGCCGCTTGGTTTGTTTGCTGCAAACTCAATTTTTGTAGGCGATTATTTAACGACTCAAGGTCAAGAACCTACAGCTGACTGGGGATTAATTGAAGATTTAGGATTTGAAATCGAAGAATGTGCACTGTGA
- a CDS encoding APC family permease, protein MNHGPSLLKQLKLWHIVVIGLGYMAPMAVFDTFGIVTESTDGHVSGAYAFTLIAILFTAISYGKMVKAFPGAGSSYTYAQQVMNPSIGFLVGWTALLDYLFLPMINALLTNIYLSSLFPGVPKAVWIISFVVIMTIMNIFSVHLTVSFGTLLVAFQILVAIIFIILSATTQGQELSFKPFISESASISLLLNGAAILCFSFLGFDAVTTMAEETLKPEKTIPKGILIIACTGGALFITVSYFAQLLFPSASLFHDLEGASAEIAYKIGGQLFQSIFVAAALTSTIASGLVSHMSASRLLYAIGKDGYLPRRIFGYIHPKTKTPVWNVVIIGGLSLISLSLSLEKATSLINFGALIAFSSVNIAVFIHYFIQQNKRSLSGYISYVLMPLLGSLFLFFMWLNLEKTSLFIGIVWSIIGIIYLLIARRKNTITIPTFHFD, encoded by the coding sequence ATGAATCATGGACCTTCTCTTCTTAAACAACTAAAATTATGGCATATCGTCGTGATAGGATTAGGCTACATGGCACCCATGGCCGTTTTCGATACATTTGGCATTGTAACTGAATCCACAGATGGACATGTTTCAGGTGCTTATGCATTCACGTTGATTGCTATTTTATTCACAGCCATTAGTTATGGAAAAATGGTAAAAGCTTTTCCCGGAGCTGGTTCTTCTTATACATACGCACAGCAAGTAATGAATCCAAGCATTGGTTTTTTGGTAGGATGGACGGCTCTTCTTGATTATCTATTTCTACCGATGATTAATGCACTTTTGACAAATATTTACCTAAGCTCTCTGTTTCCAGGTGTTCCAAAAGCCGTATGGATTATCAGCTTTGTGGTCATCATGACCATAATGAATATTTTTAGCGTTCATTTAACCGTTTCTTTTGGTACGCTATTAGTTGCTTTTCAAATTTTAGTAGCTATCATCTTTATTATTTTAAGTGCTACAACTCAAGGGCAAGAGCTATCATTTAAACCGTTTATAAGTGAATCGGCTTCTATATCTCTTTTATTAAACGGAGCAGCTATTTTATGCTTTTCTTTTTTAGGGTTTGATGCTGTAACCACCATGGCTGAAGAAACACTTAAGCCTGAGAAAACCATTCCCAAAGGGATTCTCATTATTGCATGTACGGGAGGCGCCTTATTTATTACGGTTTCTTACTTTGCTCAGCTTCTTTTCCCTTCAGCCTCTTTGTTTCATGATTTAGAAGGTGCATCGGCTGAAATCGCTTATAAAATTGGCGGCCAGCTGTTTCAATCTATTTTTGTAGCAGCAGCCTTAACATCAACTATTGCTTCTGGACTTGTCTCACATATGAGTGCATCAAGACTTCTCTACGCAATTGGGAAAGATGGTTATCTGCCGCGGAGAATTTTTGGCTATATTCACCCTAAAACAAAGACGCCTGTTTGGAACGTAGTCATTATTGGTGGTCTCTCTTTAATTTCACTAAGTCTGTCTCTTGAAAAAGCTACCTCTTTAATTAATTTTGGTGCTTTAATTGCGTTCAGTTCAGTTAACATAGCGGTTTTTATCCATTATTTTATTCAACAAAACAAACGATCTCTCAGTGGATATATTTCATATGTACTTATGCCTTTACTCGGCAGTTTATTTTTATTTTTTATGTGGCTTAACTTAGAAAAAACATCCTTATTTATCGGTATTGTATGGAGTATAATTGGCATTATTTATTTACTGATTGCCAGACGAAAAAATACTATTACCATTCCTACTTTTCATTTTGATTAA
- the ytvI gene encoding sporulation integral membrane protein YtvI: protein MWKKRIWVIASIVIVCLLIPYSLPIVFALLTALALEGIVQKLHQSFKMKRVYAVLMTFILYVVSLILIGFFIVRTIVTQVVALSKIAPSFVKEIYETAIYPTIIKWKYYSNALPTEVISSIERTLEKTVNSLDSLLKSTVEIIISFAATVPGFLLEFLIYLVALVFISLELPAIKNKIKSFLTEETKYKLQVVITQLIQAGVGFIKAQIILSVMTFVMAYVGLWLLDVPYTALLSLLIVIVDILPILGTGSVLVPWGIFALTQGHDSLAIGLFILFGVITVVRRVVEPKVFSTNMGISPLAALVSLYIGFKLLGFVGLFLGPALVILYDALRKVGIIQINFKL from the coding sequence ATGTGGAAAAAGCGAATATGGGTCATCGCCTCGATAGTAATCGTATGTTTGTTAATCCCTTACAGTTTACCGATTGTGTTTGCTTTATTAACAGCATTAGCGCTTGAGGGTATTGTTCAAAAATTGCATCAATCTTTTAAAATGAAGAGAGTCTACGCAGTGCTTATGACCTTCATTTTATATGTTGTTTCGCTCATACTTATTGGATTTTTTATTGTTCGGACAATCGTCACGCAAGTGGTTGCTCTTTCAAAGATAGCGCCTTCATTTGTAAAAGAAATCTATGAAACCGCGATTTATCCAACTATTATCAAGTGGAAATACTATTCAAACGCTCTTCCTACAGAAGTGATTTCTTCTATCGAGCGCACGCTTGAAAAAACCGTAAATTCATTAGATTCTCTATTAAAAAGTACCGTGGAAATCATCATTAGCTTTGCTGCTACTGTTCCTGGGTTTCTACTAGAGTTTCTTATTTATTTAGTAGCGCTTGTATTTATCAGCCTTGAGCTGCCTGCTATTAAAAATAAAATTAAGTCATTTTTAACAGAAGAAACGAAATATAAGCTACAAGTTGTCATCACTCAGCTTATCCAAGCGGGGGTTGGTTTTATTAAGGCACAAATTATTTTAAGTGTCATGACGTTTGTAATGGCTTATGTAGGGCTTTGGCTATTAGATGTTCCGTATACCGCGCTGCTTAGTTTATTAATTGTAATTGTCGATATCTTACCAATCCTTGGGACAGGCTCGGTGCTCGTTCCATGGGGGATTTTTGCTCTTACGCAAGGACATGACTCATTAGCAATCGGCTTATTTATTCTATTTGGAGTCATTACGGTAGTAAGACGTGTAGTAGAACCAAAAGTATTTTCTACAAATATGGGTATTTCACCTTTGGCTGCATTAGTTAGTTTGTACATTGGATTTAAACTTTTAGGTTTTGTCGGGTTGTTTTTAGGACCGGCTTTAGTTATTTTATACGATGCTCTTCGTAAAGTAGGTATTATTCAAATTAACTTTAAACTATAA
- a CDS encoding alpha-galactosidase has protein sequence MGILFNERTKEFHLQGRDVSYIFSVLRNEQLGHLYYGKKLKHRPSFQHFLRVETRGASASVYEGELAFSLETIKQEYPSYGTTDFREPAYQLLQQNGSRVTNFEYDNHKIYKGKKSLNGLPATYVEEESEATSVEVELIDKLLNASLILTYTVYEDRNIITRHARFEHRGEEPVDILRIMSGSIDLPTSNYEMVQLSGAWIRERHVKTRMLQPGIQSISSARGTSSSQQNPFLILKNPAATEHSGEAYGFSLVYSGNFLGQVEVDHYNVSRITMGIHPFDFQWRLESGQTFQSPELVLAYSNNGLNGLSQEYHELYRKRLARGKWRDLERPVLINNWEATYFDFNEEKIVHIAKEAQKLGVELFVLDDGWFGKRNDDTTSLGDWFVDEKKLPGGMKSLAQKVTDLGMDFGLWFEPEMISKQSNLYEKHPDWLIHVPNRHQSHGRNQYVLDFSREEVVNYIYERMEAILSEAPISYIKWDMNRNITEIGSVGLPANRQFEVVHRYILGVYDLYERLTKKFPDILFESCASGGARFDPGMLYYAPQAWTSDNTDAIERLKIQYGTSFAYPISSMGAHVSAVPNHQVRRVTSLETRGDVAYFGAFGYELDVTLMTEDEKETVKKQIQYYKKYRSLIQNGRFYRLKSPFEQDGNVTSWMVVSSDQKQAIIGYYQVLARSNPSYERIELKGLHPDYEYTVMETDQTAYGDELMYAGIALTHEYPGVEAYDKKSGDFVSVIYTLQAQ, from the coding sequence GTGGGGATCTTATTTAATGAACGTACAAAGGAGTTTCACCTGCAGGGCCGCGATGTAAGTTATATCTTTTCAGTGTTGAGAAACGAGCAGCTTGGTCACTTATACTATGGAAAAAAGCTTAAGCACCGTCCGTCTTTTCAGCATTTTTTACGTGTGGAAACAAGAGGAGCTAGCGCTTCGGTCTATGAAGGAGAACTAGCATTTTCTCTTGAAACAATCAAACAAGAGTATCCTTCTTATGGGACAACAGACTTCAGAGAGCCAGCCTACCAACTTCTTCAGCAAAACGGAAGCCGAGTCACCAATTTTGAATACGATAACCATAAAATTTACAAGGGCAAGAAGTCATTAAACGGCTTACCTGCTACATACGTAGAAGAAGAGAGTGAAGCCACGAGTGTAGAAGTTGAACTGATTGATAAATTGCTCAATGCATCACTTATTTTAACGTATACCGTTTACGAAGACCGAAATATTATTACGCGTCACGCACGATTTGAACATAGAGGAGAAGAACCAGTCGATATTTTGCGTATCATGAGCGGCAGCATTGATTTGCCCACATCAAACTATGAAATGGTTCAGCTTTCCGGTGCTTGGATTCGAGAGAGACACGTGAAAACAAGAATGCTTCAGCCGGGTATTCAAAGTATTTCTAGTGCGAGAGGTACAAGCAGCAGTCAGCAAAACCCATTTTTAATTTTAAAGAATCCAGCTGCAACTGAACACAGTGGAGAAGCGTACGGTTTTAGTCTTGTATACAGCGGAAACTTTCTTGGACAAGTGGAAGTAGATCACTATAATGTATCAAGAATAACGATGGGTATTCATCCTTTTGATTTTCAGTGGCGACTAGAAAGTGGACAAACTTTTCAATCACCAGAACTAGTATTGGCTTATTCAAATAACGGGCTAAACGGTCTTAGCCAAGAGTATCATGAGCTTTATCGCAAGCGTCTCGCTAGAGGAAAATGGCGGGATTTAGAGCGACCAGTTTTAATTAATAACTGGGAAGCGACGTATTTTGATTTTAACGAAGAGAAAATTGTACACATTGCCAAAGAAGCACAAAAGCTGGGCGTTGAACTTTTTGTATTGGATGACGGCTGGTTTGGTAAACGTAATGATGATACAACTTCTCTTGGAGACTGGTTTGTAGATGAAAAAAAGCTTCCGGGCGGTATGAAATCATTGGCTCAAAAAGTAACGGATTTAGGTATGGACTTTGGATTATGGTTTGAACCTGAAATGATTTCAAAGCAAAGCAACTTGTATGAAAAGCATCCAGATTGGTTGATTCATGTGCCAAATCGTCATCAGTCTCATGGACGAAATCAATATGTGCTTGATTTTTCACGAGAAGAAGTAGTGAATTATATTTATGAACGAATGGAAGCTATTTTAAGTGAAGCACCTATCTCGTATATAAAATGGGATATGAACCGAAATATAACGGAGATTGGATCTGTTGGGCTACCCGCGAATCGCCAGTTTGAAGTAGTACATCGCTACATTTTAGGAGTATATGATTTGTATGAGCGACTAACAAAGAAGTTTCCGGATATTTTATTTGAATCGTGTGCAAGCGGGGGCGCTAGATTTGATCCGGGAATGCTTTATTATGCTCCTCAAGCTTGGACGAGCGATAACACGGACGCGATTGAACGTCTAAAAATTCAGTACGGCACGTCTTTTGCTTATCCAATCAGTTCAATGGGAGCACACGTATCAGCCGTACCAAATCATCAAGTACGCAGAGTAACAAGTCTAGAAACAAGAGGAGACGTTGCGTATTTTGGCGCATTCGGTTATGAGTTAGATGTTACGCTGATGACAGAAGATGAAAAAGAAACGGTAAAAAAACAAATTCAGTATTATAAAAAATACCGATCTCTTATTCAAAATGGAAGATTCTATCGATTAAAAAGTCCGTTTGAACAAGATGGAAATGTGACGAGCTGGATGGTTGTTTCATCCGATCAAAAGCAGGCAATCATCGGTTATTATCAAGTATTAGCTAGATCAAATCCTTCTTATGAACGCATTGAGCTAAAAGGGCTTCATCCTGATTATGAATATACAGTGATGGAAACAGACCAAACAGCTTATGGAGATGAGCTCATGTACGCAGGAATTGCTCTAACTCATGAATATCCGGGTGTTGAAGCATACGATAAAAAATCTGGAGACTTTGTATCGGTTATTTACACACTGCAAGCGCAATAA
- a CDS encoding DedA family protein, with the protein MLESVLLSLIEALKQLSYFGVILALTFEFVPAELVLPLVGYWVYQGDMNLYLAILAGTVGGVCGPLTLYALGRYGGRPLVLKYGKYFLVKEKEIDAADRFFNKYGSGVAFFGRFIPGVRTAISFPCGMAKMNVWLFSIYTFVAMLPVTAIYVYLGYKLGPKWKEVGPIVSQYMQPIGIGIVVLIALFFIIKYVRNKQVGQS; encoded by the coding sequence TTGTTAGAGTCGGTTTTACTTTCTTTAATTGAAGCGCTAAAACAGCTCTCTTATTTTGGCGTAATTTTAGCATTAACGTTTGAGTTTGTCCCCGCAGAGCTTGTTTTACCTTTAGTAGGGTATTGGGTGTACCAAGGTGATATGAACTTGTATCTGGCTATCCTTGCAGGTACAGTAGGCGGTGTGTGTGGACCGTTGACTCTTTATGCACTGGGACGTTACGGTGGACGACCGCTAGTTTTAAAATATGGAAAATATTTTTTGGTGAAAGAAAAAGAAATTGACGCTGCCGATCGCTTTTTTAATAAGTACGGCAGCGGGGTCGCTTTTTTTGGACGGTTTATTCCAGGAGTGCGTACGGCTATCTCTTTTCCATGCGGGATGGCAAAAATGAATGTATGGCTGTTTTCTATTTACACATTTGTTGCGATGCTTCCAGTAACGGCTATTTACGTATATTTAGGATATAAGTTAGGACCTAAGTGGAAAGAGGTGGGTCCGATTGTATCTCAATACATGCAGCCTATTGGAATCGGAATTGTTGTTTTAATTGCGTTGTTTTTTATCATTAAATATGTGCGGAATAAACAAGTAGGACAGAGCTGA
- a CDS encoding glycerol-3-phosphate responsive antiterminator has protein sequence MNKEADFLQQLGQDRLIASIKSPKNLEQFLETEIQAAFLLTGNISVIKRYVDLLKQHNRTVFLHIEKIPGISYDREGLKFLAKFVKPTGIVTTKSSLINYAKQEGLVAIQRLFLVDTDAVAQGLKTVQDIKPDALELMPGLIPEMIEKIVKKTSIPIITGGLIQNESHIQAALKAGATAVSTGKSWLWKKYE, from the coding sequence TTGAATAAGGAAGCAGATTTCTTACAACAGCTTGGACAAGATCGTTTAATTGCATCCATTAAAAGTCCGAAAAATTTAGAGCAATTTTTAGAAACAGAGATCCAGGCCGCCTTTTTATTAACGGGAAACATCAGTGTAATTAAACGCTATGTAGATTTACTCAAACAGCATAATCGAACGGTTTTCTTACACATTGAAAAAATTCCGGGAATTAGCTATGACCGGGAAGGGCTTAAATTTCTCGCTAAGTTTGTAAAGCCCACAGGTATCGTAACCACTAAAAGTTCACTCATTAATTACGCAAAACAGGAAGGGCTGGTTGCTATTCAGCGGCTGTTTTTAGTGGATACAGACGCAGTAGCACAGGGGTTAAAAACCGTTCAAGATATTAAACCGGATGCATTAGAACTAATGCCAGGATTGATTCCGGAGATGATAGAGAAAATCGTTAAAAAAACAAGTATCCCTATTATTACAGGTGGACTCATTCAAAATGAAAGCCATATCCAAGCTGCTTTAAAAGCAGGGGCTACGGCAGTTTCTACAGGAAAATCATGGCTATGGAAAAAATATGAATGA
- a CDS encoding ABC transporter ATP-binding protein, translating into MKKVELVNVGKSYDQKTNVIQDINVTIEPGEFFVLVGPSGCGKSTMLRMIAGLEEVTQGELLIGDVKANKLLPSQRDLSMVFQNYALYPHLTVEQNILFGLHTKKISKQEQHKRCREAAEMLGLSEYLKRKPRQLSGGQRQRVALARAIVTHSPICLMDEPLSNLDAKLRAKMRSEIRQIQRKLGITMIYVTHDQTEAMTMADRMMILNGGNIQQVGRPLDIYNAPANTFVASFIGSPPMNLSNVSIENNLLVFEDRRAISMSASYNNLSGKKEVVVGVRPEHVQLATNDNTSFIVEVDNVEILGTETLLTFQMGDKQWMAKWNGQWNIKVGERVPIFIDPKHLFLFDSDTGSCLHYEPSTEDLTVKGAFV; encoded by the coding sequence ATGAAAAAAGTAGAGTTAGTTAACGTTGGAAAGTCATACGATCAAAAAACAAATGTCATTCAAGATATTAATGTCACAATTGAACCTGGAGAATTCTTCGTATTAGTAGGTCCTTCAGGGTGCGGGAAAAGTACAATGCTGCGAATGATTGCCGGATTAGAAGAAGTCACACAGGGAGAGTTGCTAATCGGGGATGTAAAAGCAAATAAACTGCTTCCAAGTCAGCGCGATTTGTCCATGGTGTTTCAAAACTATGCTTTATATCCGCATTTGACAGTAGAACAAAATATTCTTTTTGGTCTGCATACAAAGAAGATTTCAAAGCAAGAACAGCACAAGCGCTGCAGGGAAGCAGCAGAAATGCTTGGTTTAAGTGAATATTTAAAACGAAAGCCTAGACAGCTTTCGGGAGGACAGCGTCAGCGTGTAGCACTCGCACGTGCTATAGTTACTCATTCACCTATTTGCCTGATGGATGAGCCGTTATCCAACTTGGATGCGAAGCTGCGAGCAAAGATGAGATCAGAAATTCGCCAGATTCAGCGTAAGTTAGGTATTACGATGATTTATGTCACGCATGATCAAACGGAAGCGATGACGATGGCGGATCGAATGATGATTTTAAATGGAGGTAATATTCAGCAGGTTGGGCGTCCGCTCGATATTTACAATGCACCGGCAAACACGTTCGTAGCGTCGTTTATAGGTTCTCCCCCTATGAACTTATCAAACGTTTCTATAGAAAATAACTTACTCGTTTTTGAAGATAGAAGAGCTATTTCTATGAGTGCATCATACAACAACCTTAGCGGTAAAAAGGAAGTTGTGGTTGGAGTAAGACCTGAGCACGTTCAGCTTGCGACAAACGACAACACCAGCTTTATCGTAGAGGTAGATAATGTCGAAATTCTAGGAACGGAAACACTGCTTACATTTCAAATGGGAGACAAACAGTGGATGGCTAAGTGGAACGGTCAATGGAATATAAAAGTGGGAGAGCGCGTCCCTATTTTTATCGATCCAAAACACCTGTTTTTATTTGATAGTGATACAGGTTCATGCTTGCACTATGAACCATCAACGGAAGATTTAACTGTAAAGGGGGCATTTGTATGA
- a CDS encoding EcsC family protein yields MSEHEQLRIELRKIEKWEKDQKGLFFWERLARLPFSALDKVTPKFIHQKIEKLLDEIAKYVDNGGQYLANTSATLEKASAQLQENKQLSIEDVQHLSLQEMDELAEYFIEVRKKNAQLQGATTGVGGIFTLAIDIPFVLGLTLKTLQEVAVSYGYDPTEQEERIFMVKCMQFSSSDIVGKRAILEELASGNRTQSLQQLQGWREVFLTYRDNLGWKKLFQMIPIAGMVFGAYINKQAISDIGEVGMMLYRKRRILEKVSQSKK; encoded by the coding sequence ATGTCAGAGCATGAACAATTGAGAATAGAATTACGAAAAATTGAAAAGTGGGAGAAAGACCAAAAAGGACTTTTTTTCTGGGAGCGGCTGGCTCGCTTGCCTTTTTCAGCTTTAGATAAAGTAACGCCAAAGTTCATTCATCAAAAAATAGAAAAATTATTAGATGAAATTGCTAAGTATGTTGATAATGGAGGCCAGTATTTAGCTAATACGTCTGCCACGCTAGAGAAAGCATCAGCCCAATTACAAGAAAATAAGCAGCTGTCAATAGAGGATGTTCAGCATTTATCTCTGCAGGAAATGGATGAGTTGGCGGAGTATTTTATTGAAGTTCGAAAAAAGAATGCGCAGCTGCAAGGAGCTACAACCGGAGTAGGTGGAATTTTTACACTGGCGATTGATATTCCTTTTGTATTGGGACTTACGCTTAAGACACTGCAAGAAGTGGCTGTTTCTTATGGTTACGATCCCACTGAGCAAGAGGAACGCATTTTTATGGTCAAATGCATGCAGTTTTCATCCTCTGATATTGTAGGAAAGCGTGCGATTTTAGAAGAATTAGCAAGCGGCAATCGAACGCAGAGCTTGCAGCAGCTCCAAGGTTGGAGAGAAGTGTTTCTAACCTATAGAGACAACTTGGGATGGAAAAAGCTATTTCAAATGATTCCTATAGCAGGGATGGTGTTTGGGGCGTATATTAACAAACAAGCGATTAGCGATATAGGAGAAGTTGGAATGATGCTTTACCGTAAAAGACGCATTTTAGAAAAAGTCTCACAATCTAAAAAATAA
- a CDS encoding cation:dicarboxylate symporter family transporter — protein MKKIRFGLATQIFTGLILGVLVGVIWFNDPRVVTYLQPLGDLFLRLIKMIVIPIVISSLVVGVAGAGSGKQVGKLGVKTILYFEIITTFAIVIGVLIANIFHPGQGVDIHSAQKSDISQYVETSEQQEGKSVAETFLHIVPTNFFQSIVEGDMLAIIFFTVLFALGVAAIGERGKPVVQFFDGVSHAMFHVVNLVMKVAPIGVFALIGVTVSKFGLESLLSLGKLVILVYLALIFFLLVVLGGIAKWAGINIFHLFRYMKDELLLAYSTSSSETVLPRIMEKLEKMGCPKAIVSFVVPIGYTFNLDGSVLYQAIAALFLAQVYGIDLTIVQQLTLILVLMVTSKGMAAVPGTSFVVLLATLGTIGVPAEGLAFIAGVDRIMDMARTVVNLVGNTLAAIVMSKSEGKFDPKKGTEVMRAG, from the coding sequence ATGAAAAAAATTCGTTTTGGTTTGGCTACGCAGATTTTTACCGGTTTAATCCTCGGTGTTCTTGTAGGAGTAATTTGGTTTAACGATCCGCGTGTAGTAACATACCTGCAGCCGCTGGGAGACTTGTTCTTAAGATTGATTAAGATGATTGTTATTCCAATTGTTATCTCAAGTTTAGTCGTTGGAGTTGCAGGAGCAGGTAGCGGTAAACAGGTCGGAAAGCTGGGCGTTAAAACCATTCTCTATTTTGAAATTATTACAACTTTCGCAATTGTAATCGGTGTATTGATTGCTAATATTTTTCATCCTGGACAAGGTGTAGACATTCATTCAGCACAGAAGAGTGATATTTCACAATACGTTGAAACATCCGAACAGCAAGAAGGAAAGTCAGTGGCTGAAACGTTCTTACACATTGTTCCGACAAACTTTTTCCAGTCAATTGTTGAAGGAGACATGCTAGCAATTATCTTCTTTACAGTATTGTTCGCACTTGGAGTAGCGGCAATTGGAGAAAGAGGAAAGCCTGTTGTTCAATTCTTTGACGGCGTTTCTCACGCAATGTTTCACGTGGTAAACCTAGTAATGAAAGTGGCTCCGATTGGAGTATTTGCTTTAATTGGTGTAACAGTTTCGAAATTCGGTTTAGAGTCACTCCTTTCATTAGGAAAGCTTGTTATCTTAGTTTACTTAGCGTTAATTTTCTTCCTACTTGTTGTATTAGGAGGAATTGCGAAATGGGCAGGAATTAACATTTTCCACTTATTCCGCTATATGAAAGATGAACTGTTGTTAGCATACAGTACATCTAGTTCTGAGACAGTTCTTCCGCGAATTATGGAAAAACTTGAAAAGATGGGCTGTCCAAAAGCTATCGTATCGTTCGTTGTACCAATTGGTTATACATTTAACCTAGATGGTTCTGTTCTCTATCAAGCGATTGCAGCGTTATTCTTAGCGCAGGTGTATGGTATTGATTTAACGATCGTTCAACAGCTGACGCTCATTCTGGTATTGATGGTTACATCTAAAGGAATGGCTGCGGTGCCAGGAACATCATTTGTTGTATTACTGGCTACTCTTGGAACAATCGGCGTTCCGGCAGAAGGATTAGCCTTCATTGCGGGAGTAGACAGAATCATGGATATGGCACGTACGGTTGTTAACTTAGTAGGAAACACACTAGCAGCAATTGTAATGTCTAAATCTGAAGGCAAATTTGACCCTAAAAAAGGTACAGAGGTCATGAGAGCCGGCTAA